In Candidatus Binatus sp., the following are encoded in one genomic region:
- a CDS encoding ABC transporter ATP-binding protein yields MKRLLLYMRRYWRRYLFGIVCTFATATLAMMIPLFMRDAIDATKAHSFEQIAWYAELMIAFAIVLGVVRWFSRFVIFNVGRDIEYDLRNDLFAHLTTLSTDFYQTYKTGDLMSRMINDLTAVRMMVGMFVLTIANTPLIYGLALVFMSSLNARLTFVAIVPYFILFVAIRWLMRAMMMRSLRVQEGLASIGSKVQESLAGIHVVKAYTLEDHEAGLFRKINASYNEQGLALARTRGAMMPMIRGAAATSTMIVLIYGGSLVIAGQMSLGSLVAFLSYLGQLAWPTISLGWMLSIYQRGKASMKRLDEIFNARGADTVEGSDLKLEINGAIEWNHVWFSYFANDSNRANGAGGKITYALKDINVKVAAGEKLAIVGRTGAGKSTMVKLLVRMLQPTEGRVMLDGRDVHELPLGALRRTIGMVPQEPVLFTDTLARNIAFGNKDASQNEIERAAQIAGLEPDIATLGHGFDTIVGERGMALSGGQKQRVTIARLLTYNPNVVVLDDALSSVDTETEKAVLDSLEQSVAGRTTIVVAHRASTVRDSDQIIVLDDGEIAERGTHEELMGRRGIYAELFRRQLLEEELSRY; encoded by the coding sequence ATGAAACGCTTGCTCCTTTATATGCGCCGTTACTGGCGGCGCTACCTGTTCGGCATCGTCTGCACTTTTGCGACCGCCACCCTCGCGATGATGATCCCGCTCTTCATGCGCGACGCGATCGACGCCACCAAGGCGCATAGCTTCGAGCAGATCGCGTGGTACGCCGAACTGATGATCGCATTTGCGATCGTGCTCGGCGTCGTGCGCTGGTTCTCGCGCTTCGTCATCTTCAACGTCGGCCGCGATATCGAATACGACCTGCGCAACGATCTCTTCGCGCATTTGACCACGCTCAGCACCGACTTCTACCAGACCTACAAAACCGGCGACCTGATGTCGCGCATGATCAACGACCTGACCGCGGTCCGCATGATGGTTGGGATGTTCGTTTTGACGATCGCGAACACGCCGCTGATTTACGGCCTCGCGCTGGTCTTCATGAGTTCGCTGAACGCGCGCCTGACCTTCGTCGCGATCGTGCCATACTTCATTCTGTTCGTTGCGATCCGATGGCTGATGCGCGCGATGATGATGCGCAGCCTCAGGGTGCAGGAGGGCCTCGCGTCGATCGGCTCCAAGGTCCAGGAGAGCCTCGCCGGCATCCACGTCGTGAAGGCTTACACGCTCGAGGATCACGAGGCCGGCCTGTTCCGCAAAATCAACGCTTCCTACAACGAGCAGGGACTCGCGCTCGCGCGCACCCGCGGCGCGATGATGCCGATGATTCGCGGCGCCGCCGCCACCTCCACGATGATCGTGCTGATTTACGGCGGCTCGCTTGTGATCGCGGGCCAGATGTCGCTGGGCTCGCTGGTCGCGTTTCTGAGCTACCTGGGCCAACTCGCGTGGCCAACGATTTCGCTCGGTTGGATGCTATCGATCTATCAGCGCGGCAAAGCTTCGATGAAGCGCCTCGATGAGATTTTCAATGCGCGAGGCGCCGACACGGTCGAGGGGAGCGATCTCAAACTGGAGATCAACGGCGCTATCGAATGGAACCACGTGTGGTTCAGCTATTTCGCGAACGACAGCAATCGCGCCAACGGCGCCGGCGGCAAAATCACTTACGCGCTGAAAGACATCAATGTGAAAGTCGCGGCGGGCGAAAAGCTCGCGATCGTCGGCCGCACCGGCGCCGGCAAATCGACGATGGTCAAGCTGCTGGTGCGGATGCTGCAACCCACCGAAGGACGCGTGATGCTCGATGGCCGCGACGTGCACGAACTTCCGCTCGGCGCGCTCCGCCGCACAATCGGGATGGTGCCGCAGGAACCGGTGCTGTTCACGGACACGCTCGCGCGCAACATCGCCTTCGGCAACAAGGATGCATCTCAAAATGAGATTGAGCGTGCGGCGCAAATCGCCGGCCTCGAACCGGATATCGCGACGCTCGGCCACGGCTTCGACACGATCGTCGGCGAGCGCGGCATGGCGCTCTCGGGCGGCCAGAAGCAGCGCGTCACGATCGCGCGCCTGCTGACCTACAATCCCAACGTCGTGGTGCTCGACGACGCGCTTTCGAGCGTCGATACCGAAACCGAAAAGGCGGTGCTCGATAGTCTCGAGCAAAGCGTCGCCGGCCGCACCACGATCGTCGTCGCGCATCGCGCCTCGACCGTCCGCGACTCCGATCAGATCATCGTGCTCGACGACGGCGAGATCGCCGAGCGCGGCACGCACGAAGAATTGATGGGACGGCGCGGAATCTACGCCGAGTTGTTCCGCCGCCAGTTGCTCGAGGAAGAATTGAGCCGCTACTGA
- a CDS encoding glycosyltransferase family 2 protein: protein MAERPRISLITITRDEEALIAQCLRSAWFCDEKIVIDSCSTDNTVAIARDAGANVVQHEFTNYVMQKQMALDRATGDWVLLMDADEQATHDLGEEILRTVASPGAADGYRIRRILYHLSHYYSHAIYPDTPVRLFRRDRGHIGGRDPHDKVIVEGRVERLQNPILHFSYRDIADHVATINRFSSRAALEQEPNAFTPFRMIANPAWRFFNFYVIRGGFRDGGRGLYAAMTAAFYVFLKYAKLYERRIKSRTSL from the coding sequence ATGGCCGAACGTCCACGCATCTCGCTGATCACGATCACGCGCGACGAAGAGGCGCTGATCGCGCAATGTCTGCGGAGCGCGTGGTTCTGCGACGAAAAAATCGTCATCGATTCCTGCTCGACCGACAACACGGTCGCGATCGCGCGCGATGCCGGCGCCAATGTCGTGCAGCATGAGTTCACCAACTACGTGATGCAGAAGCAGATGGCGCTCGATCGCGCGACCGGCGATTGGGTGCTGCTGATGGACGCCGACGAGCAGGCGACGCACGATCTCGGCGAAGAGATTTTGCGCACCGTCGCTTCGCCTGGCGCTGCCGACGGCTATCGCATCCGGCGGATTCTCTATCACCTCAGTCATTATTATTCGCATGCGATTTATCCCGACACGCCGGTGCGCCTCTTCAGGCGCGATCGCGGTCATATCGGCGGCCGCGATCCGCACGACAAGGTGATCGTCGAGGGCCGCGTCGAGCGCCTCCAGAATCCGATTCTGCATTTCAGCTATCGCGATATCGCCGATCATGTCGCCACGATCAATCGCTTCAGTTCGCGCGCCGCGCTGGAGCAGGAGCCGAACGCGTTCACGCCATTCAGGATGATCGCGAATCCGGCGTGGCGGTTTTTCAATTTCTACGTGATCCGAGGCGGCTTCCGTGACGGCGGCCGCGGCCTCTACGCTGCGATGACGGCGGCCTTTTACGTATTTCTGAAGTACGCGAAATTATACGAGCGCCGCATCAAATCCCGCACCTCGCTTTGA
- a CDS encoding Mrp/NBP35 family ATP-binding protein has product MPSPNEILAELKKVKYPGFTRDIVSFGVIKDIEVASLGVTVSLTAISAKPEVIDKIVADVKATVAAMPGVPAVNVSVEAPPQSAPRAPSPTAQRRAIPGVRHIVAVASGKGGVGKSTVAVNLALAMRALGWRVGLMDADVYGPSIAMMVGVEKAVALTPERRMIPLERFGIRYISMALFINDETAVIWRGPMVTKLETEFLFNVEWGELDCLVLDLPPGTGDAQLTITQRVELAGGVIVTTPQEIALLDVKRGVAMFDEVHVPVLGVVENMSYYLCRKCNHRHDIFSHGGGSRLAESLGVPFLGEIPLVRELREGGDRAQPIVAANPSHPVSAAFKSIATKVIDELDHPKH; this is encoded by the coding sequence ATGCCCAGTCCCAACGAAATTCTCGCCGAACTCAAGAAAGTAAAATATCCCGGCTTCACCCGCGACATCGTCTCGTTCGGCGTCATCAAGGATATCGAAGTCGCGTCTCTTGGCGTGACCGTTTCGCTCACCGCGATTTCCGCCAAGCCTGAAGTCATCGACAAGATCGTCGCCGACGTGAAAGCGACGGTTGCCGCGATGCCTGGCGTGCCTGCGGTGAACGTCAGCGTCGAAGCTCCGCCGCAATCCGCACCGCGCGCGCCCTCGCCCACCGCGCAGCGCCGCGCGATTCCCGGCGTCAGGCACATCGTCGCCGTCGCGAGCGGCAAAGGCGGCGTCGGCAAATCGACGGTCGCCGTGAATCTCGCACTCGCGATGCGCGCGCTCGGCTGGCGCGTCGGCCTGATGGACGCCGACGTTTACGGTCCCAGCATCGCTATGATGGTCGGCGTCGAGAAAGCAGTCGCGCTCACGCCCGAGCGCCGCATGATTCCGCTCGAGCGCTTCGGCATCCGCTACATTTCGATGGCGCTCTTCATCAATGATGAAACCGCCGTCATCTGGCGCGGTCCGATGGTCACCAAGCTCGAGACGGAATTTCTGTTCAACGTCGAATGGGGCGAACTCGATTGCCTGGTGCTCGATTTGCCGCCCGGCACCGGCGATGCGCAACTGACGATTACGCAGCGCGTTGAACTCGCAGGCGGCGTGATCGTGACGACGCCGCAGGAGATCGCACTGCTCGACGTCAAGCGCGGCGTCGCGATGTTCGACGAGGTGCACGTGCCCGTGCTCGGCGTGGTCGAGAACATGAGCTATTACCTGTGCCGCAAGTGCAATCATCGCCACGATATTTTTTCGCATGGTGGCGGCAGCCGGCTCGCCGAGTCACTGGGCGTGCCGTTCCTCGGCGAGATTCCGCTGGTGCGCGAACTGCGCGAAGGCGGCGATCGCGCTCAGCCGATCGTGGCCGCCAATCCGTCGCATCCCGTGAGCGCGGCTTTCAAATCGATCGCAACCAAAGTGATCGACGAACTCGATCATCCAAAGCACTGA
- a CDS encoding DUF4838 domain-containing protein — MSKVGGDGARDYPRIRFGAGDTAALAARELADGLAAMLGETIDASGDASTAGSELRVELGDTDKSSAKAVQLDGDNIEVSREGGAVVMRAGSDRALIHAAADLLEKLGARFPVGAAPSYPRIEAVQIGAIEPYRVTPAFTRRAFVSDIMTWNYNFADRLELHLRHDRESIPWMARRGINAFSYIRHAHDTRLRIDEIAPMLSEYGIDAEYGGHVLQLLLPRDRFEKNPELFPADDDGARMARGNLCVSNRDAVKLVREGALSYVQAHRENRLLHIWGADVWRGAWCRCGECRELAPQLQYMEVVNEIANALAGDASAPPVAYLAYHDTIEPHAGLKPLKNVWFEWAPRERCYSHAIDDDACEINPRYLESLKRYIEIFDGRGHVFEYYADAILFGGLGFATPHVIARDLRAYRALGITSVSNLTFGAYSAMAYPVNLEAFVRGSIDPDFEPAHTIADVAAGRHPGCASEMATAYRAIERASKLVLDYGDVMRPVMPAGKAARKRVELKTAALAFDEALASADRIARAIEHPRADAERDLWRYSADVLNALAEYLGAKLETGAERQRRGEIAIEKIASAVERIRGIDLEIKGTWGAHDLEWIREIWLNALRRGLEENPPAAEEIF; from the coding sequence GTGAGCAAAGTTGGCGGCGACGGCGCGCGCGATTATCCGCGGATTCGATTCGGCGCCGGCGATACGGCGGCGCTTGCGGCACGAGAACTTGCCGATGGGCTCGCTGCGATGCTCGGCGAGACTATCGACGCATCTGGTGACGCATCGACGGCGGGATCGGAGTTGCGGGTCGAGCTTGGCGATACGGACAAATCGAGCGCGAAGGCGGTACAACTCGACGGCGACAATATCGAAGTATCGCGCGAGGGCGGCGCTGTGGTGATGCGCGCAGGCAGCGATCGCGCACTGATTCACGCAGCGGCGGACCTGCTCGAGAAGCTCGGCGCGCGATTCCCGGTCGGCGCTGCGCCGTCGTATCCGCGAATCGAAGCGGTGCAAATCGGCGCGATCGAGCCGTATCGCGTCACGCCTGCGTTCACGCGGCGCGCCTTCGTGTCGGACATCATGACGTGGAACTACAATTTCGCGGATCGGCTTGAATTGCATCTGCGGCACGATCGCGAATCTATTCCGTGGATGGCGCGGCGCGGCATCAATGCGTTTTCGTACATCAGGCATGCGCACGACACGCGGCTTCGGATCGATGAGATCGCGCCGATGCTCAGCGAGTATGGAATCGACGCCGAATATGGCGGTCACGTTTTGCAGCTCCTGTTGCCGCGCGATCGCTTCGAGAAAAATCCCGAGCTGTTCCCCGCCGATGATGACGGCGCGCGGATGGCCCGCGGCAACCTTTGCGTTTCGAATCGCGACGCGGTGAAGCTTGTGCGCGAGGGCGCGCTGAGTTACGTGCAAGCGCATCGCGAGAATCGGCTGTTGCACATCTGGGGTGCGGACGTGTGGCGCGGTGCGTGGTGCCGATGCGGGGAATGCCGCGAGCTGGCGCCGCAGCTTCAGTACATGGAAGTCGTGAACGAGATCGCGAATGCGCTGGCTGGCGATGCGAGCGCGCCGCCGGTCGCGTATCTCGCGTATCACGACACGATCGAGCCGCACGCCGGATTGAAGCCACTTAAGAATGTCTGGTTCGAGTGGGCGCCGCGCGAGCGATGCTACAGCCACGCGATCGACGACGACGCTTGCGAAATCAATCCGCGGTATTTGGAATCGCTGAAACGTTACATCGAAATTTTCGACGGGCGCGGGCACGTGTTCGAATATTATGCGGACGCGATCCTGTTCGGCGGGCTGGGGTTCGCGACGCCGCACGTGATTGCGCGCGACCTGCGCGCGTATCGAGCGCTCGGAATCACCAGCGTTTCGAACCTGACCTTCGGCGCGTACAGCGCGATGGCGTATCCGGTGAACCTCGAAGCGTTCGTGCGCGGATCGATCGATCCGGATTTCGAGCCGGCGCATACGATTGCCGATGTCGCCGCGGGAAGACATCCGGGGTGCGCGAGCGAGATGGCGACAGCGTATCGCGCGATCGAGCGCGCATCGAAGCTGGTGCTCGATTATGGCGACGTGATGCGGCCGGTGATGCCGGCGGGCAAGGCGGCGCGCAAGCGCGTCGAACTGAAAACAGCGGCGCTGGCATTCGATGAAGCGCTCGCGTCGGCAGACCGCATCGCGAGGGCAATCGAGCATCCACGCGCCGATGCGGAGCGCGATCTGTGGCGCTACAGTGCCGACGTGCTGAACGCGTTGGCGGAGTATCTCGGCGCGAAGCTCGAAACGGGCGCGGAGCGGCAGCGCCGCGGCGAAATTGCGATCGAAAAGATCGCGAGCGCGGTCGAACGCATCCGTGGAATCGATCTCGAAATAAAAGGAACGTGGGGCGCGCACGATCTCGAATGGATTCGCGAAATCTGGCTGAACGCGCTGCGGCGCGGACTCGAGGAGAATCCGCCGGCGGCCGAGGAGATTTTCTGA
- a CDS encoding acyl-CoA dehydrogenase family protein, whose protein sequence is MDSENGFALSPELQSLRDQVRKIIRDEIIPIEAKCDPDAAEIPEEDYWRLAKKAQAAGMWCMGSPIEYGGGGLGTFDMCVLMEEMAQHRMGLYNPGCGVFGRTPPPVIYSGTEEQKRTYAGGTIKNAWYTFFAVTEPSGGSDPAGAIQCRAVRQGDTYVLNGTKIFISHAHEAEWGVVFARTDAKAGRKGITCFIIKKGAPGFTARPFKTLRTSALPNEVHFEDCIVPIEQRVGPEGEGLNLALDLLSRLRFPYSACNVGVGVAALKMSINHAKQRSTFGELLSKRQAIQWMLADSEVELRAARWLTWEGAWKADRGEDFRTEASIAKLYSSEVLGRVVDRAVQIHGGYGVSKEFPIERWYREARIRRIGEGPSEVHRMVIARSLLR, encoded by the coding sequence ATGGACAGCGAAAACGGATTCGCACTATCGCCTGAACTGCAATCGCTGCGCGACCAGGTCCGGAAGATAATCCGCGACGAGATAATTCCAATCGAGGCGAAATGCGATCCCGACGCGGCCGAAATTCCCGAAGAAGACTACTGGCGCCTCGCGAAGAAAGCGCAGGCCGCGGGAATGTGGTGCATGGGGTCGCCGATCGAGTATGGCGGCGGCGGCCTCGGCACTTTCGATATGTGCGTGCTGATGGAGGAAATGGCGCAGCATCGAATGGGCCTCTACAATCCGGGATGCGGCGTCTTCGGGCGCACGCCGCCGCCGGTGATTTACTCCGGCACCGAGGAGCAGAAGCGGACGTACGCTGGCGGCACCATCAAAAACGCGTGGTACACATTCTTCGCCGTCACGGAGCCGAGCGGCGGATCCGATCCGGCGGGCGCGATTCAATGCCGCGCGGTGCGCCAGGGCGATACGTACGTCCTGAACGGGACCAAGATTTTCATCTCGCATGCGCATGAAGCGGAGTGGGGCGTGGTCTTTGCGCGCACCGATGCGAAAGCGGGGCGCAAAGGGATCACCTGCTTCATCATCAAGAAGGGCGCGCCGGGATTTACCGCGCGGCCATTCAAGACGCTGCGCACTTCGGCGCTGCCCAACGAAGTTCATTTCGAGGATTGCATCGTGCCGATCGAGCAACGCGTTGGGCCCGAAGGCGAGGGATTGAACCTTGCGCTCGATTTGTTGTCGCGGCTCAGATTCCCATATTCGGCGTGCAACGTCGGCGTCGGAGTCGCGGCGCTGAAGATGTCGATCAATCATGCGAAGCAGCGCAGCACGTTCGGCGAGTTGCTGTCGAAGCGCCAGGCAATCCAGTGGATGCTCGCGGATTCGGAAGTGGAACTGCGCGCCGCGCGATGGCTCACGTGGGAGGGCGCCTGGAAGGCCGATCGGGGCGAGGACTTTCGCACCGAGGCGTCGATCGCCAAGCTGTATTCGAGCGAAGTGCTGGGCCGCGTGGTCGATCGCGCGGTGCAGATTCACGGCGGCTACGGCGTCAGCAAGGAGTTCCCGATCGAGCGATGGTACCGCGAGGCGCGCATCCGGCGCATCGGCGAAGGGCCGTCGGAAGTGCATCGGATGGTGATCGCGCGCTCGCTACTAAGATGA
- a CDS encoding CaiB/BaiF CoA-transferase family protein codes for MTLPLDGIRVIDLGQVYAAPYCTLQLAAMGADVIKIEPPKIGEVLRRPDLSPGGVNYSFLMLNANKRSVTINLKDRRGPEIVLRLLEHADVLVENYLDGVMESFGLGYDQIAAKFPRLIYASGKGYGADSRWAKLGSMDNTIQASSGFISITGFPDQPVKTSATFIDMGTGSHLVSGILAALIQRGKTGRGQHVEVAMLDVAIPALTSAVAPVLQGARFKRLGNRHWGACPTNIYPARDGEILIFCLTEAHWRTLAKLMAREDLINDPRCANHGTRLKIVDELDGVVGDWTRGQARDDIVRLLIAAGIPCAPVRGLEEVLADPEVAQRGTLIESEYPTRGAIRVVGTPIKLSDAPASVLARRPPQLGEHNAEVLATIGIGADELERLARDGVV; via the coding sequence ATGACGCTGCCGCTCGATGGAATCCGCGTGATTGACCTGGGCCAGGTGTACGCGGCGCCGTATTGCACCTTGCAACTCGCCGCGATGGGCGCGGACGTGATTAAAATCGAGCCGCCGAAAATCGGCGAGGTACTGCGGCGGCCGGATCTCTCGCCGGGCGGTGTGAATTATTCGTTCCTGATGCTGAACGCGAACAAGCGCTCGGTGACGATCAATCTGAAGGATCGCCGCGGCCCGGAAATCGTGCTCAGACTGCTCGAACATGCCGATGTGCTGGTCGAGAACTATCTCGACGGCGTGATGGAATCGTTCGGACTCGGTTACGATCAGATCGCGGCGAAATTTCCGCGGCTGATTTACGCGTCGGGCAAGGGTTACGGCGCCGACAGCCGCTGGGCCAAGCTCGGCTCGATGGACAACACGATCCAGGCGTCGTCGGGCTTCATCAGTATCACCGGCTTTCCCGATCAACCGGTAAAGACCTCGGCGACCTTTATCGACATGGGCACCGGCAGCCATCTGGTGAGCGGGATTCTCGCGGCGTTGATCCAGCGCGGCAAAACCGGGCGCGGACAGCACGTCGAAGTCGCGATGCTCGACGTCGCGATTCCGGCGCTGACGAGCGCGGTCGCGCCGGTGTTGCAGGGCGCTCGCTTCAAGCGGCTCGGCAATCGCCATTGGGGCGCGTGCCCGACCAACATTTATCCTGCTCGCGACGGCGAGATTCTGATCTTCTGCCTGACCGAGGCGCACTGGCGGACGCTCGCGAAGCTGATGGCGCGCGAGGATCTCATCAACGATCCGCGCTGCGCGAATCACGGCACGCGCCTCAAGATTGTCGACGAACTCGACGGCGTAGTCGGCGATTGGACGCGCGGGCAGGCGCGCGACGATATCGTCAGGCTGCTGATCGCGGCGGGCATCCCGTGCGCGCCGGTGCGAGGGCTCGAGGAAGTGCTCGCGGATCCCGAGGTCGCGCAGCGCGGCACGCTGATCGAGAGCGAGTATCCGACGCGCGGCGCAATTCGCGTGGTCGGCACGCCGATCAAACTCTCCGACGCACCCGCGAGCGTGCTGGCGCGGCGTCCGCCCCAACTCGGCGAGCACAATGCGGAAGTGCTCGCGACAATCGGGATCGGCGCGGACGAACTCGAACGGCTGGCGCGCGACGGAGTCGTCTGA
- a CDS encoding family 16 glycoside hydrolase — translation MMTENSWLRSAAVVAAGIVMTILITGPAAYPKQKKKAGTPEPTPTLTATPTPTPEVKVWNFDSDKAGSVATGWKLLEADWQVIPDPTAPSKPNTYGLPAGRLLASLTHALDYFPMTIVTDPTEYSNFSIETAFKSTGGRFDCSGGILFRYVNDKNFYLLSAGCPSDYFSLSRMYNGKVELLKQSVVPTDKDNWYKLKVVAQGGHFITYDDNKMVFDIDDSKIAKGRIGLWSRDDSQARFDDVTITKLSAVAAEPEASPTGGGLPSLPH, via the coding sequence ATGATGACGGAAAATTCGTGGCTGCGGAGCGCCGCGGTCGTTGCAGCGGGAATCGTGATGACGATTCTCATTACTGGTCCGGCGGCATATCCGAAGCAGAAAAAGAAAGCAGGAACGCCGGAACCCACACCAACCTTGACCGCAACTCCAACTCCGACGCCGGAAGTCAAGGTTTGGAATTTCGACTCGGACAAAGCCGGCAGCGTGGCTACCGGATGGAAATTGCTCGAGGCGGACTGGCAGGTCATCCCCGATCCGACTGCGCCCAGCAAACCGAATACCTACGGCCTGCCAGCGGGACGATTGCTCGCCTCGCTGACGCACGCGCTCGACTATTTTCCGATGACGATCGTCACCGATCCGACTGAGTATTCGAACTTTTCGATCGAGACGGCATTCAAATCAACCGGTGGCCGTTTCGATTGCTCGGGCGGCATCCTGTTCCGCTACGTCAATGACAAGAATTTTTATCTGCTGTCCGCGGGATGCCCAAGTGACTATTTCTCGCTGTCGCGAATGTATAACGGGAAGGTCGAACTGCTGAAGCAGAGCGTCGTTCCGACTGACAAGGACAATTGGTACAAGCTCAAGGTGGTGGCGCAGGGCGGACACTTCATCACCTACGACGACAACAAGATGGTGTTCGATATCGACGACAGCAAAATCGCGAAGGGGCGAATCGGGCTGTGGTCTCGCGACGATTCGCAGGCGCGCTTCGACGACGTGACGATCACCAAGCTATCGGCGGTGGCGGCGGAGCCCGAAGCAAGTCCAACTGGGGGAGGATTGCCCTCGCTGCCGCACTGA
- the mraZ gene encoding division/cell wall cluster transcriptional repressor MraZ produces the protein MFSGRFDHSIDDKGRVSIPVRFREVLQRDGHDRMFITNFPFNGNRCLALYPPSQWDILNASLKSKPRFDPRVQLFETLIIGGAHEVPVDRQGRILIPPKLREYASLDREVTFSARQDHFQLWDKPTLEKVLKATEEQINDPEFFAKLGL, from the coding sequence GTGTTCAGCGGTCGGTTTGACCATTCGATCGACGACAAGGGACGGGTAAGCATACCCGTCCGCTTTCGCGAAGTGCTGCAGCGCGACGGCCACGATCGGATGTTCATCACCAATTTCCCGTTCAACGGCAATCGATGCCTCGCGCTGTATCCTCCGAGCCAATGGGACATCCTGAATGCTTCGCTGAAGAGTAAACCGAGATTCGATCCGCGGGTGCAATTGTTCGAGACGCTGATAATTGGCGGTGCGCATGAAGTGCCGGTCGATCGGCAGGGCCGGATTCTGATTCCGCCGAAGCTGCGCGAGTACGCCTCACTCGATCGCGAAGTGACATTTTCCGCGCGCCAGGATCATTTTCAACTGTGGGACAAGCCGACGCTCGAGAAGGTTTTGAAGGCGACCGAGGAACAAATCAACGATCCTGAATTTTTCGCGAAACTGGGTCTCTGA
- the rsmH gene encoding 16S rRNA (cytosine(1402)-N(4))-methyltransferase RsmH has protein sequence MSLAAIYEDGATDRMHVPVMVEEVCGLASAHGPLAFVDVTVGAGGHAAAIMRATGARMLGLDRDDNALAIAREHLAEFGDRVTLVRADFGEIKSAMLECGFDRADVILADLGMSSLALDDPARGFSFKADGPLDMRMDRRQQLRARDLVNEESETELARIIYTYGEERASRRIARLIVEARRRGPIETTGELRAIVERALGAHRRTGAHPATRTFQALRIAVNREMESLAALLRDGPAMLNPRGRMIVIAYHSLEDRPVKERFRELAHSDEYLAITRKVIKPSGAETSTNPRARSARLRCIERSAS, from the coding sequence ATGAGTCTGGCGGCGATATACGAAGACGGCGCGACGGACCGGATGCATGTGCCGGTGATGGTGGAGGAGGTGTGCGGGCTTGCGTCCGCACACGGTCCGCTCGCGTTCGTCGACGTGACGGTGGGCGCGGGTGGTCACGCCGCCGCGATCATGCGCGCGACGGGAGCGCGGATGCTCGGGCTCGATCGCGACGACAATGCTTTGGCAATCGCGCGCGAGCATCTCGCCGAGTTCGGCGATCGCGTGACGCTCGTTCGCGCTGACTTCGGTGAAATCAAATCCGCGATGCTGGAATGCGGCTTCGATCGCGCCGACGTGATTCTCGCCGACCTCGGCATGAGCAGCCTCGCGCTCGACGATCCCGCGCGCGGCTTCAGCTTCAAGGCCGACGGTCCGCTCGACATGCGGATGGATCGGCGCCAGCAACTTCGCGCCCGCGACCTTGTCAATGAAGAAAGCGAAACGGAACTCGCGCGCATCATCTATACGTATGGCGAAGAGCGCGCGTCGCGGCGAATCGCGCGGCTGATCGTCGAAGCGCGCCGGCGCGGGCCGATCGAGACGACGGGCGAGCTCCGCGCGATCGTCGAGCGCGCACTCGGCGCACATCGCCGGACGGGAGCGCATCCCGCGACGCGAACCTTTCAGGCGCTCAGAATCGCGGTGAATCGCGAGATGGAGAGCCTCGCCGCACTTCTGCGCGACGGTCCTGCGATGCTGAATCCCCGCGGGCGGATGATCGTTATCGCATATCATTCGCTCGAAGATCGTCCGGTGAAGGAGCGCTTTCGCGAATTGGCGCATAGCGACGAGTATCTCGCGATCACGCGGAAAGTGATCAAGCCGTCGGGCGCGGAGACTTCCACAAATCCGCGCGCGCGCAGCGCTCGCCTGCGATGCATCGAACGGAGCGCATCATGA